Genomic window (Leptospira weilii):
GGTCTTTGCAAATCTGCCATTAAACGCGAGCATATTGACCGGAAGACGATACGGAGGCAAATCCCGCCCTTCCGAAATTCTAAATCCGTTATTTAAAAAGTGAGATTCTTGAACCGAACCGACAAGTCCGAGAGTTGTGGTTTGCGCAAATTCATATTCCAAAAGATAGGATCTGGAATACACAAAGGTATAGGAAATTTTTTTACGAAAGCGACTGGACCTCATGAATTCTTGGGCCAATAACTTATCGATGGACGTATTCTGTAGGACCGGTATCAGATACGGGGTCCCTTCCAGAATCGAATCCATACTGGAATTGTATCTGGAATAAAACGAGTGGATCATTCTCGAAAGAATCATTCCCCGAAAAATAGACTTGTTCGGTACGGCCTTTTTTAAATGCAAATCCAACCAAGTCGTAAACGGTATTTCCCCGGCTTCTATCTTTCCGGAACTTAGGAACGCAAGAATCGCGTCGTAGTTTTCCAAGACTCGAATTTGTACCTGAATTCCCTCTTTTTCGAAAAAGCCCCGAGACTTAGCGTATAAAATCGGGAACGCAGAAATTCTGGATGTGATGGCAATTTCGATCACAGAAGACAATATCTCACAAACAGTATAGATTGATCAAGAACCCCCTTGTGAAAATTTCCCAAAAGGTAAAAAAAGATCGTCTTTTCAGGAGAACTTTCCGAGAGACATAATATGAGGATCGAAGAACTTCCTACCGTACAAAGGATTTTAAACCGAATTCGAGATATCGAAAGTCTACAAAACCGGTTCGTGAAAGAAAGCCCGGTTCAAAACCGGCAGGAGTCGTTCGATTCTATTTTGAAGACAGAAGGCGAAAAATCCGCTTCGGCTCCAAAAATCGAACCTTGGAGAAGAGATTCCCGCGGCAATTGGGAAGGCATCGAACCTACTCTGGCCGAAATTATCCGTAAAGAATCCGAAAAAAATCATCTAGACCCTTCTCTCGTTCAAAGTGTTATCAAAGCCGAATCCGGCTTTAAAACCGACGCAATTTCTCCGAAAGGTGCGATCGGTCTCATGCAACTCATGCCGTCCACGGCCAACCTGCTGGGAGTCGACGACCCTTCCGATCCGGCGGAAAACGTTGCGGGAGGAACGAAATTCCTAAGCGATCTTCTGAACAAATATAAAAATTTAGATCACGCTCTCGCGGCTTACAACGCAGGCCCAAAAGCCGTAGATCATTACGGTGGTATTCCTCCTTACAAGGAAACAAGAAATTACGTCGAGAAAGTTAAAAAATTCTACAGAGATTTTTCCGAATGATCTTCTAATCCGATCCTTTATCAATTACCCGAAAACAATAGAAAGCGAATATTTGCGCTTTTATGGAATCGATTTTCGATTTATTGCAAAAAGAGGGCACAACGTAGCCAAGCGGGACGGCGGCTTTGCGCGTTATTTTCCATTGCCGTCGGTCAAGTTAAGAGAAACATCTCTTTTGAAATAGTGAGTGACACTCGGTTTCATCTCGACTTTCATTGGGATCGAAATGAAATCGAGCCGATCAAAGTCAAATAATCCGCATACTCAAATGAAGGACAATTTTGTCTCTGAAGTAACGATTCGTAAAAGAAATCGTGCCGCGACAGAAACGTCTATTCTTTTGGCAGCCATTCAAGTTTTCGCAAAGAAAGGTTATGACGCCGCCAATACAAAAGACATAGCCAAACTCGCAAACGCAAACGAGGCATTGATCTTCAGATATTTCGGAAATAAAAAAGGTCTTCTGGAAGCCATTCTGACTCGAAGCGAAGAGATCAAACAGGAAAACTGTCTTTCCTCCCGCGTCTACAAAACTTCGAAAAACTACCAAGACCTTGAAGCGAGCATTCGCCACTTGATATCGGGCAAATGCAAAGATTTTAAAGATGCCGAGGACTTTATGAAAGTCGCGGTGAGTCAGATCATCTTGGATCCCGAGGTCAGTCGAATCATTCAAAAGAAAATTTATACGAAAGCACTTCCCGAATTTATCGCAGAACTGGAAAAGTTTAAGAAAGCGGGAAAGATCGATCCGAAAGCGGATTTAAAATCCGCCGCTTACGCGATCTCATCGTTTACGTTTGCACTCGGATTTATGGGTCAATGCGTTTATAAGATTCCTCCCTCGGAAATCCAAGCCACGATCAAAGAAGTGGCGAAAATTTTTCGAAAAGGTTTAGAACCAGGGCCAACCAAGAAAAAATCGAAGTAAATTTTTTACGTCGGACTTTTCTCACATTTTTAGAATGTGAGAAAAGTTTAAATTAACGCGAGTTCGACGTTAGAAAGTTTGGGCGAATCAGAAACTAAAATGCAACGAATTAACCTCTTTTCTTTTGCTCCTCGCTGATTAAGTTGAGCGCACTACCCGCTTTGAACCAAGCGATCTGTTGTGGGTTGAATGTATGATTCACTTTCATCTCTTGGGAAGAACCGTCTTTGTGATGCAACACGAGAGTCAGAGGAGTCCCTTCTTGAAACGAGGTCAAACCGAGAATGTCGATAGAATCCTCTTCTTGAATTTTATCATAATCCGACTTGTCCGCAAACGTAAGGGCAAGCATTCCCTGTTTTTTCAGGTTTGTCTCGTGAATTCTCGCGAAAGACTTTACGAGAACCGCTCTGACTCCGAGATGTCTTGGTTCCATCGCCGCGTGCTCTCTCGAAGAACCCTCTCCGTAATTCTCGTCTCCTACGACTATGGAACCGATTCCTTTCGCTTTGTATGCTCTTGCGGTTTGAGGAACGGGCTCGTAAGTTCCGGAAAGTTGATTTTTCACTTCATTGGTCTTATCGTTAAAAGCGTTTACCGCTCCGATCAAAAGATTATTGGAAATATTATCCAAGTGACCTCTGTACTTCAACCAGGGTCCCGCCATAGAAATGTGATCGGTAGTACACTTCCCTTTCGCCTTGATGAGTAATTTTAAACCTTTTAAATCCGTTTTTTCCCAAGGAGCAAACGGTGAAAGCAGTTGAAGACGATCCGATTGGCGATCGACCACGACATTTACTTGCGACCCGTCCGCGGCGGGAGCGATAAAACCCGCGTCCTTTACGTCGAAACCTTTCGGAGGAAAATCAAGACCCGTCGGAGGATCCAGTTTTACTTCTTTTCCATCCTTACTCTTCAGGGAATCCGTAATCGGATTAAAATCCAACGTTCCGGCGATCGCAAACGCGGTCACAATTTCGGGTGACGCAACGAAAGCGTGAGTTCCCGCGAGGCCGTCGTTACGTTTCGCAAAATTTCTGTTAAACGAAGTGATAATGGAATTCTTTCTTTCCGGATCCTTTGTATGACGACTCCACTGACCGATACAAGGCCCGCAGGCGTTCGCAAGAACAACTCCACCGATATCGGAAAAGGTTTTGATCAGCCCGTCTCTTTCAATCGTATAGCGGATCATTTCCGAGCCAGGGGTCACCGTGTATTCCGCTTTGACTTCCAGATTTTTTTCTGCCGCTTGTTTTGCAACGGAGGCCGCGCGGGTAATATCTTCGTACGAAGAGTTCGTGCAGGAACCGATAAGCCCCACTTCCAAGTTCGTCGGCCAACCGTTCTGTTGCACCGCTTCCTTGAATTTAGAAAGAGGAGTCGCTAAATCCGGAGTGAAAGGTCCGTTGATATAGGGTTCGAGTTCCGACAAGTTGATCTCGATGACTTGGTCGAAGTACTTCGCGGGATCCGCATACACCTCTTTGTCCCCGTTTAAATGTTCCACAATTTTATCCGCTAGTTCCGCGACATCTTTACGATTCGTTTTCAAAAGATATTCTCTCATGTTCCGATCGTAACCGAACACGGAAGTTGTGGCTCCGATCTCTGCGCCCATATTACAGATCGTTCCCTTACCCGTACAGGAAAGACTGTCCGCACCTTCTCCGAAGTATTCTACGATCGCACCGGTTCCGCCTTTGACGGTAAGAATTCCCGCAACTTTTAAGATGATGTCTTTTGCGGAGGCCCAGCCGGAAAGTTTTCCAGTGAGCTTTACGCCGATCAGTTTCGGAAATTTTAATTCCCAGGCCATACCCGCCATAACATCCACGGCATCGGCTCCACCCACACCGATTGCGATCATACCCAAACCGCCGGCGTTCACAGTGTGAGAGTCGGTTCCGATCATCATCCCGCCTGGAAATGCGTAATTCTCCAAAACCACTTGGTGAATGATACCCGCACCGGGTTTCCAAAAACCGATTCCATATTTGTTGGAAACGGAGGAGAGGAAGTCGTAGACTTCTTTATTTACCGTATTAGCGGTTTTTAAATCTTCGACGGCGCCGTCTTTCGCTTGGATCAAGTGGTCGCAGTGAACGGTGGACGGAACCGCAACTTTGTTTCTTCCCGCAGACATAAACTGCAAGAGAGCCATCTGAGCCGTAGCATCCTGCATTGCGACTCTGTCCGGCGCAAAGTCTACGTATGACTTTCCTTTTTCATAACCTGTCTTAGGTTCACCTTCCCAAAGGTGGGAATAAAGAATCTTTTCGGTAAGGGTAAGAGGTCTTCCAACGACGTTTCTCGCTTTTGTAACTAAATCCCCGATCTTAGCATATCGGGCGCGAATCATTTCTATATCGAATGCCATTGTCTTTCTCCGTAGATGATGAGTGAACCTGTCCTTATGAGTTGTCCTTCCAGTTCATCGAAAGAATAGGACAAGTTATAAAATCATGCTGTTGCAAGCATTTAGTTTGTATAGGATTTTTTAATTCAGTTACGAATTCTAAGTTCTACGCGACGGTTCATTTCCTTCCCCTCTTCGCTAGAGTTGTCGCCGATCGGAACACTCGCGCCTTTGGGAATGATTTCGAAACGATCCTTGGAAATCCCGTTACCCGCAAGATAATCCCGAACCATTTCGGCACGAAGAAGAGAAACTCTGTGGTTGACCGCTTCCGTTCCTTCCAAAGAAGTATGGCCGATGATTTTAACTCGAATGGAAGAGTCCTCTTTCATCCAACGAGAAAGTCGGTTAAGACCCGGTTTCGCCTCTTTACGAATTTGAATGCTGTTTTTCTCAAAGCGAATCACTTTGGATTCGATCTCTCTAAATTTAGGATTGGAAGACAATTCGTATTTCTTTTCGAACCAGGAAAAAGAAGACTTCTGCTCCGCCTTCGGTTCCACTTTAGCGATCATGCCCTTTGCGGTTTCCAACTTTTCAGAATTCGGTTTTGTTCCGGTTTCTTTCGTTTTAGAAATAAGAGAAGACTTTGCCTTACCTTTTACGATCGCGGAGTTCGTTTTTGTTTTACCCAATTCTTTGGAACGATCCTTGCTTTCAGAGGAGAATAAGGTCCAGAAAAAATAAATCAATCCGGTGAGAACGAGAAGACCGACTAGAAAGATCAGAATCGGAACAGTTTTATCTTTTTTTAGATGCGGTTTTGCGGAAGGGGTAGGAATGTAATTCGTATAATCTTTGGTCGGAATTTCAGAAGTATCGTCGCTTTCGTCCTTTCCCCAACTCGAGGGAAAATTCTCACTCGGAGCCTCCTCCTCGTCAATCACGATCGATTCCTCGGCTCCCTCCTTTTTTGTTTCTTGGACTTTTTCAGCAGTCCATTTACGGATTTCCGTACGAAACCATTCGTCCGCCTTTTCGGTAAATTTATAATTTTCACGGATATATTCGATCGTATGTTTCTCGATGTCCGTATAACTGTTATTATCTTTGACCGCTTTTAAAAGTTGTTTCGCATTGCTGACCGAAATCTTAGCATTACGTTTACCGGAAGTGAATTCTTCCGCAAGCTTGATCAGCTCACGATCGTATTTTCTACCTTTGATAGTAACGTAATAGTTTGTCTTTCTCGCCATGATCTCCGCCGCATCAAAATTGAGAGAGGAATTGGTTCTCTGCAACCAAAGTTTTATCTCCTTTTATAAATTCGGTTCGAATCGTTCGAAAATTGACACTGAAACTCAGAACTTTCCGTAATACGGACTAATTTCCCTCAGAGAACGTCCGCCGAGAATACAAAGAAAAAGTCGGTCCAGGCCGATCGAAATTCCGCAGGAATCCGGAATTCCCTCTTGAAGCGCACGCTCGAGACCGGAATCGACAGAGAACACCTCTTTACCCAAATTCTTTCTGAGATCTTGTTCGCGACGAAACCGGGAAATCTGTTCGATCGGATCGGTTAACTCTTCGAATGCGTTACCCAATTCCAAACTTCCATAATAGAGTTCGAAACGTTTTGCGAAACCGGACTCGATTTTAGAAAGCGCCGCCAATTCCGGAGGATAATCGTACAAAAACACAAACTCTTTCGGCAGATATGTCTCCACAAGATTTAAGAACACAATAAAAAACGAATCTTCGTAAGCTCTTTTTTCGGCCGGAATTTCGCTTAACCTGTGTTCAAAAATCACTCGGTCGAGTTCCGATTTGGAAATTCCGCAACGAGCGTATTTCCTAAGAGACTCCTCTACGGATATTCTTCGAACTTTGTTTCGATCGAAACCGAAAGCCTGGAATTCGCGATCCAGAACTTCCAAAAGTTCTGTGCAAAAATCCATCAGACCTTCGAGAGAAATTCCAACGGTATAAAATTCGAGCATCAAAAATTCTGCGCTGTGAAACGGACTTCCTTCCTCGCCGGAACGAAACGTATGCGTGATTTCATAAATCTTTTCCAAACCTTTGGAGAGAATCTCTTTGAGAGAATATTCGGGAGACGTGATCAAATATCCCCTTTCTTTTTTTGAGGGAGAATGGACTAAAAAAGGATCCAAATACGGTTCCATCGAAGGGACTGCTTTCAGACAGGGAGTATCCATTTCTAAATAATTTTTTTTCTCAAAAAATTTCCGTAGTACGGACAAAAATCGCGCCCGTTTGATAAGAATTTCCCCGCTCAATTCATTCATCAGACTTGACTGTTTTCCTCTTGATTGTTTTTAAAACGCAAACGATATGAACTTTGTGAATCCGATTCAGAAATACGAACGTTTCGAAATTCGAAGAAACCGTCGGTCCACGGAAGTGATTCCATTGGTTGTTTCCTTTGACGAGGTCGCCTTCGAGGAATTGAAATCCGTACTCGCTCTCGTATTTTATCAGTTCAATCTTCATGTGAAAATCAATCTGAGCAGAGTCAAGATTTTGCCGCTTCCCGTGGCGATGAAACTTCTTTCCTTTGGATTCGACCTGAGACTTAAAAGCCGAACCCTTGTCATCGAAGGAGCAAGCGTTTCGTTTAAAAAGCTGATTCGGTTCTATCGAATGGATAGAGCCATCTTAATTTTATGATCGTTTCTTAATCCTTCTTCCAAGGTTGAAAGACCAGCTTTATTCCCAAGTTACCCAAAAGCAAAAGAAGACGAGAAGGAATTTCCGTTTCTTGTCGAGTGGAATCCGAAAATTCCACGGAAACATACATACAGAGAGAATGTTTTGCCGCAAACTCCTTCACCTTGTGGCGATAAGGCGCCACTTTTTCTAGAATCTGAAGGATATGATCTTCCAAAGGAACCTCTGCGCCCAAGGTCGAATGAAGTTGCCAATGACCGAAACCGAGCGGTTTCCCTTCCTTATCGGTGGCAGATATCGGAGTACTGAAATCGGGTTCGAGATCCAACTCACGAGTAACGGACTCCGAGTCGAGACCGTCTTCGTTTACGGAAAGGATCACCCAAGTGAGTGGATAAGACAACGGATTACTCATAGTTTTTTACATACTTTCGAACTTAATTGATATTTGATATTATTTTAACACAAACCGCGCTTTTATCACCGTTATTCAAGGTAACCCGAATATTCAAAATCAAAGATCGCTTAAGAATTCGGTAAAAACATGGCGAATAAAAAAAATTCCTTTATTAACATTTCATCGGTTTTATCTGTTGCAGATAAGGTAAATTTACCCTCTAATTCTCTTACGGGAGCCTGGTAATGAAAACAATTTTAGTCATAGAAGACGATCCGGACATCGGAAATTTAATCCGAAAATCCTTGGATTCGGCGCACTACTCGACCACTCTGCAAACGAGCGGAGAAGAAGGTCTCAAATTCTACAAAGCAAATCATCCGGACATGGTTATCTTAGATCTCTCTCTTCCGGACATAGACGGAATCGAAGTTTGCAGAACCGTTAGACGGAACGACGAAAATACTCCCATTTTTATCGTAACGGCAAGAAACGAAGAGATCGACAGAATTATGGGACTTGAATTGGGAGCGGATGATTACATCACGAAACCTTTTTCTGTTCGAGAATTGAAGACTAGAGTAGACGTATTTTTCCGCAGATGGGATAAAAAAGCAGGAATTAAACCGAACGTCGGCGCAAGCGGCGAAATCATCCGAGGCGCTTTGAAAATCGACCCGGTTCGAAGAAGAGTCACTCTCAAAGACAATATCGTAAATATTTCCAGAAAAGAATTCGATATCCTGCAACTCATGGCCGCTTCGCCAGGAAAAGTTTTTTCCAGAGAAATGATTTTGGAAGCGGTTTGGGGAATGGAATGGGACGGTTTCGAAAGAATGATCGATTCTCATGTAAAAAGAATTCGTTCCAAACTGGAAAAAAATTCGGCTCAGCCCGAATGGATTGAAACGATCTGGGGAATCGGTTATCGATTCACAGACAATTATGACAACATCGTCATCCCGGATTAGGTTTGATTTTTTAAATTCGCCCCGAAAAGCCCGGACAGTTCCCGGGCTTTCATTTATTTCCGGTAGCCTTGAAATTTCTATAAAGCATTTACTCTTCCGTAAAATATCCAATGAGAACTTTTATAAATCGACTTTAATCGTATTTAAAAATTATAATATTCTTAATATTTAACGCGAATCCTACTTTTAGAAAATTCTTTCTTATTTTTTTACGCCGAACTCACGTTATTTAAATATTTTTTCGGTTTCTTCCGCAAAACGCAGATCCAAATCCGTAATCGTATTCTCGGAATGAGTGAAAATTTCCACGGTAACTTTTTGATAACCTAACAAAAGATCCGGGTGATGATTCAACTTTTCAGCGATGTTCGCGAGCGCATTCACGAATTCAACGCCGTTTATATAAGTCAGAAACGAAAATGTTTTGGATAAAAACGGAACATCGCCTCGAAACGAAATTTCCCATCCGGGAGAAATTTTTTCTTTCAAAACTTTCAGTTCCGAGTCGTTCATAATCGTTTAGAAAACCTTTTTGAGGGTTTGTTTGATCTTTTCCGCGTCGTCAACGGCCCCGTTGGAAAGCGAACCGGCCCTCGCCATGAGATTGACGGCCCCATCCATTCTGGCCTTAAGCTCTTCCATCTTTTGGAGTTGCTCATTCAAAAACACGATCTTGGAATCCAATTCCATCTCTCTTCTTTCCAACAAAAGTTTAAAGTTGTCGAGTTCCTGAATTTTCTTCCGGGTTTTTTTAGCCTCCGTGTCCACGTCTTTTCTGTAATATTTTTCCAGTTCCTTTTCCGCTTGAAGATGACGTTCTCTTTCCGCTTTGAATTCCTTTTTCATCAACTTCAAAGCCTGCCTGTACGCCCTATTGAAGATTCTTTGTTTTTGACGTCTTCTCAGACGAACCAGTTTACTGATCCAATTCATACGTTTTTCCTGTTTTTAGGATGAAATATTTGTGTAAAAAATTTTCACATTGAAAATCGAAACGCTCCAATTTTTCGACGACCATCATACAATTGAAAAATTCGAGTCATTCCGCTTTTTCTTAAATGAAATTTCACCAATCTTTTCATTAGACTTCAAAATTCGAGAGAAAAACCTGGTTCCAAAACGGCGAAAGTGGTTGATTCCACGATGTAAAACTCAGAAAAAAGAACTAGGGGGAAACAACCATGACATCTAAAACGGAAGATTTTAACGAAGAAGTGGAGTCTTTAAAAGACAAAGCAAAAAGAATCACCGGAAAAGCCCGTGAGGAATATTTAGAGCACGTATCCGATCTCAAGGAAAAGATCAAACAAATCTCCGGCGACACATCGGAAAGGGCGAAACAAATTATTGACCAAACCGGAGTTTATATCAAAGAAAATCCTCAGAAGGCCACCTTGATCGGACTCGGAGTAGGACTCGGAATCGGATTACTCGTCGGAATGCTGATCCGTAGAAAATAAAAAACCGCGAACAACCCCGATGGCAAAAAAAAGAAAATCAGATTCCGCAAAGGAATCGTATAATGACGAACATACGAAAAGGGGAAACGATCTTAAATCGCACTTTCTCGCTTTGGTCGATTCCATTCTGGAATACTTCCAAACTCTTCTTCTCTACGGACAAAAATTCTTAACGAAAAGATTTCAAGCTGGAATCCAAGCTTATATTTTTCTAAAGATCGGTCTCTTTTTTTTCGCGTTCGGCTCCGTCGGCTTTTTAGGGGCACTTTTTATTTTCCTGCATAAAATCTCCGGAGGAGACCTTCTCCTCTCGAGTCTCGGTGTCGGCGGAGCAAGTTTTTCTCTTTCCATCTTTTTTCTCTGGCTCGCCGCCTCTTTCCTCAAAATCAAGGATCGGTCATGAAAGAATTTCCGGATCTCAATCCTTTCGACGGAAGCGATCGTTTTTTCGGAAAGGATCCTTCCGACATGAATTTGGAGGAATTAAAACTCTATCTTCACATCCAGAAACTCAGAGTACGCTTGGAGTTTGAAAAATTTCAGTCTTCGATCAACTACACGGGAATGATCGTGGACGCTCTCGACAAGTTGGGAATGGGGAAACTCTTACAATCTTTTCTCAAGGTGCCGGATAACGTTTATCCGCCGGAAGAGTGATCGCCGCTCTTGTATTTGCCACCGGATGTTTTGTGTTTCCATTTCCGTTTGACGGAACAAATCAAAAATTGAAACGATAATAGATTGGAAGAATCGATTATAACGGGCCGATCGTAAAAGTTACATAGATTGTCTTACTTCCGTATCCCCAGATTTTATTTCCTCACCTTGATATACATGTCTCCTTTTTCGTTGATTTCATACTCCACGTAGTCCGATTTTTTCACGGCTTCTTCGACCTGGGCAATTGTCACATCGTGGTATTTGGTCTTGGAGATGATCCTCTGAATGACGCGGACGTGAAAAAACGAATCATCTTTGATGATAGTGTTGAAAGATGTGTAATTTTTTTTATTTTTGTAGATAAAGGGAATCAATTCGACGATCTCGGCGATCGGATCGACAACGACGGAAATCGATACGGGACTCGTAAAATCCCCCGATTTGAGAATATACTGAAATCGTTCTTCACTTTGGCTGAAGAACTCAAATTTCTTTTTGCCTTCGGAGGTTTTAATATAAAGATACTTGCGCCATTGTTTATCGCAGATGGCGATTAGATCTTTGAGGATTTGATTGGTATCTTTTCGTTCCGCTCTTTGGGCCAACAATTTTTCTCCGGCTTCCAGAGCAAGTTCCGGTTTATAGTCGCTATTATCCGCGAGAGCCCTCAATAACGGATCTTCGATTTTCAGGATGGATGTCCAACTTTAACGGATCACGTTTGTAGGAAGCCGTTTTGTTTTTTTCCGATCGATTCTTTTTAAAACGTTCATGAAATTTCTCGATTTGTTCGTCGGTAAGCGGAGTACCGTTGATATTCAGTTGTTCGAGCTGTGTAAAATCGTGGAGAAACT
Coding sequences:
- a CDS encoding TetR/AcrR family transcriptional regulator: MKSSRSKSNNPHTQMKDNFVSEVTIRKRNRAATETSILLAAIQVFAKKGYDAANTKDIAKLANANEALIFRYFGNKKGLLEAILTRSEEIKQENCLSSRVYKTSKNYQDLEASIRHLISGKCKDFKDAEDFMKVAVSQIILDPEVSRIIQKKIYTKALPEFIAELEKFKKAGKIDPKADLKSAAYAISSFTFALGFMGQCVYKIPPSEIQATIKEVAKIFRKGLEPGPTKKKSK
- a CDS encoding OmpA family protein, which codes for MQRTNSSLNFDAAEIMARKTNYYVTIKGRKYDRELIKLAEEFTSGKRNAKISVSNAKQLLKAVKDNNSYTDIEKHTIEYIRENYKFTEKADEWFRTEIRKWTAEKVQETKKEGAEESIVIDEEEAPSENFPSSWGKDESDDTSEIPTKDYTNYIPTPSAKPHLKKDKTVPILIFLVGLLVLTGLIYFFWTLFSSESKDRSKELGKTKTNSAIVKGKAKSSLISKTKETGTKPNSEKLETAKGMIAKVEPKAEQKSSFSWFEKKYELSSNPKFREIESKVIRFEKNSIQIRKEAKPGLNRLSRWMKEDSSIRVKIIGHTSLEGTEAVNHRVSLLRAEMVRDYLAGNGISKDRFEIIPKGASVPIGDNSSEEGKEMNRRVELRIRN
- a CDS encoding aconitate hydratase, with product MAFDIEMIRARYAKIGDLVTKARNVVGRPLTLTEKILYSHLWEGEPKTGYEKGKSYVDFAPDRVAMQDATAQMALLQFMSAGRNKVAVPSTVHCDHLIQAKDGAVEDLKTANTVNKEVYDFLSSVSNKYGIGFWKPGAGIIHQVVLENYAFPGGMMIGTDSHTVNAGGLGMIAIGVGGADAVDVMAGMAWELKFPKLIGVKLTGKLSGWASAKDIILKVAGILTVKGGTGAIVEYFGEGADSLSCTGKGTICNMGAEIGATTSVFGYDRNMREYLLKTNRKDVAELADKIVEHLNGDKEVYADPAKYFDQVIEINLSELEPYINGPFTPDLATPLSKFKEAVQQNGWPTNLEVGLIGSCTNSSYEDITRAASVAKQAAEKNLEVKAEYTVTPGSEMIRYTIERDGLIKTFSDIGGVVLANACGPCIGQWSRHTKDPERKNSIITSFNRNFAKRNDGLAGTHAFVASPEIVTAFAIAGTLDFNPITDSLKSKDGKEVKLDPPTGLDFPPKGFDVKDAGFIAPAADGSQVNVVVDRQSDRLQLLSPFAPWEKTDLKGLKLLIKAKGKCTTDHISMAGPWLKYRGHLDNISNNLLIGAVNAFNDKTNEVKNQLSGTYEPVPQTARAYKAKGIGSIVVGDENYGEGSSREHAAMEPRHLGVRAVLVKSFARIHETNLKKQGMLALTFADKSDYDKIQEEDSIDILGLTSFQEGTPLTLVLHHKDGSSQEMKVNHTFNPQQIAWFKAGSALNLISEEQKKRG
- a CDS encoding DUF4279 domain-containing protein, encoding MSYPLTWVILSVNEDGLDSESVTRELDLEPDFSTPISATDKEGKPLGFGHWQLHSTLGAEVPLEDHILQILEKVAPYRHKVKEFAAKHSLCMYVSVEFSDSTRQETEIPSRLLLLLGNLGIKLVFQPWKKD
- a CDS encoding DUF883 family protein, which produces MTSKTEDFNEEVESLKDKAKRITGKAREEYLEHVSDLKEKIKQISGDTSERAKQIIDQTGVYIKENPQKATLIGLGVGLGIGLLVGMLIRRK
- a CDS encoding lytic transglycosylase domain-containing protein, with the translated sequence MRIEELPTVQRILNRIRDIESLQNRFVKESPVQNRQESFDSILKTEGEKSASAPKIEPWRRDSRGNWEGIEPTLAEIIRKESEKNHLDPSLVQSVIKAESGFKTDAISPKGAIGLMQLMPSTANLLGVDDPSDPAENVAGGTKFLSDLLNKYKNLDHALAAYNAGPKAVDHYGGIPPYKETRNYVEKVKKFYRDFSE
- a CDS encoding 4a-hydroxytetrahydrobiopterin dehydratase, with product MNDSELKVLKEKISPGWEISFRGDVPFLSKTFSFLTYINGVEFVNALANIAEKLNHHPDLLLGYQKVTVEIFTHSENTITDLDLRFAEETEKIFK
- a CDS encoding LBF_4227 family protein, which gives rise to MAKKRKSDSAKESYNDEHTKRGNDLKSHFLALVDSILEYFQTLLLYGQKFLTKRFQAGIQAYIFLKIGLFFFAFGSVGFLGALFIFLHKISGGDLLLSSLGVGGASFSLSIFFLWLAASFLKIKDRS
- a CDS encoding amino acid--tRNA ligase-related protein produces the protein MNELSGEILIKRARFLSVLRKFFEKKNYLEMDTPCLKAVPSMEPYLDPFLVHSPSKKERGYLITSPEYSLKEILSKGLEKIYEITHTFRSGEEGSPFHSAEFLMLEFYTVGISLEGLMDFCTELLEVLDREFQAFGFDRNKVRRISVEESLRKYARCGISKSELDRVIFEHRLSEIPAEKRAYEDSFFIVFLNLVETYLPKEFVFLYDYPPELAALSKIESGFAKRFELYYGSLELGNAFEELTDPIEQISRFRREQDLRKNLGKEVFSVDSGLERALQEGIPDSCGISIGLDRLFLCILGGRSLREISPYYGKF
- a CDS encoding response regulator transcription factor; protein product: MKTILVIEDDPDIGNLIRKSLDSAHYSTTLQTSGEEGLKFYKANHPDMVILDLSLPDIDGIEVCRTVRRNDENTPIFIVTARNEEIDRIMGLELGADDYITKPFSVRELKTRVDVFFRRWDKKAGIKPNVGASGEIIRGALKIDPVRRRVTLKDNIVNISRKEFDILQLMAASPGKVFSREMILEAVWGMEWDGFERMIDSHVKRIRSKLEKNSAQPEWIETIWGIGYRFTDNYDNIVIPD